Part of the Rhizobium sp. WYJ-E13 genome is shown below.
GATGGCGGCGTGCAATCGGCTGCCATCCGCCGGGACTTCCAGCGCATCCTGGATGAGGAAATAACCGGTAATGTCGCCGCAGACCGCGTGGTTCCCGCGCCCAATGCCCAGCAGCCGCGCCCTGCCCCGCAGCCCGCCTCTTCTCAGCCTGGATCAATGCCGCGCCGCGACCCCGAAATGGCGCCGATCACAGGTGCGGATGCAGCACTTCAGAAGGAAGTCGCCCGCATCTTCGGCGAAATGAGCGTCAACCGCGACAAGTGAGCGGGAGCGCCAGATAAAAGCCGGGGCCATATGGCCCCAGAGCAAAGGGCACTAAAACAAAAAAAGGCACCGCGGTCGTCTCGCGGCGCCTTTTTTCATTGTCGGTCCGGAACCGATTATTCGTCCCGGTAAACCTTTTCGCGCCGCTCGTGGCGTTCCTGCGCTTCGATCGACAGCGTAGCGATTGGCCGGGCGTCGAGACGCTTGAGACCGATCGGTTCGCCGGTTTCCTCGCAGTAGCCGTAGGTGCCATCTTCAATGCGTTGCAGGGCTGCGTCGATCTTGGAGATCAGCTTTCTCTGACGGTCACGGGCGCGAAGTTCGATCGCCCGATCGGTTTCGGAGGATGCACGATCTGCGAGATCAGGGTGGTTTGCGCTTTCCTCAGCCAGATGGTCGAGCGTTTCGCGCGCTTCTCTAAGGATATCG
Proteins encoded:
- the dksA gene encoding RNA polymerase-binding protein DksA, translated to MSEKIDLSNYVPSEDEEFMNTNQRAYFRAKLVAWKNDILREARETLDHLAEESANHPDLADRASSETDRAIELRARDRQRKLISKIDAALQRIEDGTYGYCEETGEPIGLKRLDARPIATLSIEAQERHERREKVYRDE